From Prionailurus viverrinus isolate Anna chromosome B2, UM_Priviv_1.0, whole genome shotgun sequence, the proteins below share one genomic window:
- the CCR6 gene encoding C-C chemokine receptor type 6 isoform X1: MLVTRFSGSLGTFLSQLQCILLSFLLRLTPLLSPLVSRRGWTPTPFRTRPVFSAENKSAMNGEPMNISDVFGLSEDYFGSGNNSSDYSLDDNTLLCSLQEVRTFSGLFVPIAYSLICVFGLLGNVLVVVTFAFYKKAKSMTDVYLLNMAIADILFVLTLPFWAVSHATGEWIFSNATCKLIKGIYAINFNCGMLLLTCVSMDRYIAIVQATKSFRLRSRTLAHRRAICLVVWVASVLISGWTFTFNQKYDVHGSYVCEPRYQAVSDPIRWKLLMLGLQLLFGFFIPLVFMMFCYTFIVKTLVQAQNSKRHKAIRVIIAVVLAFLACQIPHNMVLLVTAAQLGRMNRSCQGARLLGYSQNVTEVLAFLHCCLNPVLYAFIGQKFRSYFLKIVKDLWCVRRKQKVSGFSCSRLHSEAFTSRQNSETADNDNASSFTM, from the exons ATGCTGGTAACGCGATTCTCCGGCTCCCTGGGAACATTTCTGTCTCAACTACAGTGtatcttgctttctttcctccttagACTCACTCCTCTACTGTCTCCGCTGGTGAGCCGGAGGGGCTGGACGCCCACCCCCTTCCGTACCAGGCCCGTATTTTCCGCCGAAAACAAGAGCGCGATGAACGGG GAACCGATGAACATCAGCGACGTCTTCGGTCTGAGTGAGGATTACTTCGGGTCGGGTAATAATAGCTCGGATTACTCACTTGATGACAACACGTTACTGTGCTCCCTGCAGGAGGTCAGAACGTTCTCTGGGCTGTTTGTGCCCATCGCTTACTCCCTGATCTGCGTCTTTGGCCTCCTGGGCAATGTTTTGGTGGTGGTCACCTTTGCCTTCTACAAGAAAGCCAAGTCTATGACAGACGTGTACCTCTTGAACATGGCCATCGCCGACATACTTTTTGTCCTCACCCTCCCGTTCTGGGCCGTCAGCCACGCCACCGGCGAGTGGATCTTCAGCAACGCCACGTGCAagctgataaagggcatctacgCCATCAACTTCAACTGCGGGATGCTGCTCCTGACCTGCGTCAGCATGGACCGCTACATTGCCATCGTCCAGGCCACCAAGTCCTTCAGGCTGCGGTCCAGGACGCTGGCGCACCGCAGGGCCATCTGCCTCGTGGTCTGGGTGGCTTCCGTCCTCATCTCCGGCTGGACGTTCACGTTCAACCAGAAGTACGACGTGCACGGCAGCTACGTGTGCGAGCCCCGGTACCAGGCGGTCTCGGACCCCATCAGGTGGAAGCTGCTGATGCTGGGGCTCCAGCTCCTCTTCGGCTTCTTCATCCCGCTGGTGTTTATGATGTTTTGCTACACGTTCATCGTCAAAACCCTGGTGCAGGCTCAGAACTCCAAGCGGCACAAGGCCATCCGCGTGATCATCGCGGTGGTGCTGGCGTTCCTGGCTTGCCAGATTCCCCACAACATGGTGCTCCTGGTGACGGCCGCGCAGCTGGGCAGGATGAACCGCTCCTGCCAGGGCGCCAGGCTGCTGGGCTACAGCCAGAACGTCACCGAGGTCCTGGCCTTCCTGCACTGCTGTCTCAACCCCGTGCTCTACGCCTTCATCGGCCAGAAGTTTCGGAGCTACTTCCTGAAGATCGTGAAGGACCTGTGGTGTGTGCGGAGGAAGCAGAAGGTGTCGGGCTTCTCCTGCTCCAGGCTGCACTCGGAGGCCTTCACCTCCAGGCAGAACAGCGAGACCGCGGACAACGACAACGCGTCGTCCTTCACCATGTGA
- the CCR6 gene encoding C-C chemokine receptor type 6 isoform X2, translated as MHPCRPHFLLSRGSPCRCRLTPLLSPLVSRRGWTPTPFRTRPVFSAENKSAMNGEPMNISDVFGLSEDYFGSGNNSSDYSLDDNTLLCSLQEVRTFSGLFVPIAYSLICVFGLLGNVLVVVTFAFYKKAKSMTDVYLLNMAIADILFVLTLPFWAVSHATGEWIFSNATCKLIKGIYAINFNCGMLLLTCVSMDRYIAIVQATKSFRLRSRTLAHRRAICLVVWVASVLISGWTFTFNQKYDVHGSYVCEPRYQAVSDPIRWKLLMLGLQLLFGFFIPLVFMMFCYTFIVKTLVQAQNSKRHKAIRVIIAVVLAFLACQIPHNMVLLVTAAQLGRMNRSCQGARLLGYSQNVTEVLAFLHCCLNPVLYAFIGQKFRSYFLKIVKDLWCVRRKQKVSGFSCSRLHSEAFTSRQNSETADNDNASSFTM; from the exons ACTCACTCCTCTACTGTCTCCGCTGGTGAGCCGGAGGGGCTGGACGCCCACCCCCTTCCGTACCAGGCCCGTATTTTCCGCCGAAAACAAGAGCGCGATGAACGGG GAACCGATGAACATCAGCGACGTCTTCGGTCTGAGTGAGGATTACTTCGGGTCGGGTAATAATAGCTCGGATTACTCACTTGATGACAACACGTTACTGTGCTCCCTGCAGGAGGTCAGAACGTTCTCTGGGCTGTTTGTGCCCATCGCTTACTCCCTGATCTGCGTCTTTGGCCTCCTGGGCAATGTTTTGGTGGTGGTCACCTTTGCCTTCTACAAGAAAGCCAAGTCTATGACAGACGTGTACCTCTTGAACATGGCCATCGCCGACATACTTTTTGTCCTCACCCTCCCGTTCTGGGCCGTCAGCCACGCCACCGGCGAGTGGATCTTCAGCAACGCCACGTGCAagctgataaagggcatctacgCCATCAACTTCAACTGCGGGATGCTGCTCCTGACCTGCGTCAGCATGGACCGCTACATTGCCATCGTCCAGGCCACCAAGTCCTTCAGGCTGCGGTCCAGGACGCTGGCGCACCGCAGGGCCATCTGCCTCGTGGTCTGGGTGGCTTCCGTCCTCATCTCCGGCTGGACGTTCACGTTCAACCAGAAGTACGACGTGCACGGCAGCTACGTGTGCGAGCCCCGGTACCAGGCGGTCTCGGACCCCATCAGGTGGAAGCTGCTGATGCTGGGGCTCCAGCTCCTCTTCGGCTTCTTCATCCCGCTGGTGTTTATGATGTTTTGCTACACGTTCATCGTCAAAACCCTGGTGCAGGCTCAGAACTCCAAGCGGCACAAGGCCATCCGCGTGATCATCGCGGTGGTGCTGGCGTTCCTGGCTTGCCAGATTCCCCACAACATGGTGCTCCTGGTGACGGCCGCGCAGCTGGGCAGGATGAACCGCTCCTGCCAGGGCGCCAGGCTGCTGGGCTACAGCCAGAACGTCACCGAGGTCCTGGCCTTCCTGCACTGCTGTCTCAACCCCGTGCTCTACGCCTTCATCGGCCAGAAGTTTCGGAGCTACTTCCTGAAGATCGTGAAGGACCTGTGGTGTGTGCGGAGGAAGCAGAAGGTGTCGGGCTTCTCCTGCTCCAGGCTGCACTCGGAGGCCTTCACCTCCAGGCAGAACAGCGAGACCGCGGACAACGACAACGCGTCGTCCTTCACCATGTGA
- the CCR6 gene encoding C-C chemokine receptor type 6 isoform X4 produces the protein MNGEPMNISDVFGLSEDYFGSGNNSSDYSLDDNTLLCSLQEVRTFSGLFVPIAYSLICVFGLLGNVLVVVTFAFYKKAKSMTDVYLLNMAIADILFVLTLPFWAVSHATGEWIFSNATCKLIKGIYAINFNCGMLLLTCVSMDRYIAIVQATKSFRLRSRTLAHRRAICLVVWVASVLISGWTFTFNQKYDVHGSYVCEPRYQAVSDPIRWKLLMLGLQLLFGFFIPLVFMMFCYTFIVKTLVQAQNSKRHKAIRVIIAVVLAFLACQIPHNMVLLVTAAQLGRMNRSCQGARLLGYSQNVTEVLAFLHCCLNPVLYAFIGQKFRSYFLKIVKDLWCVRRKQKVSGFSCSRLHSEAFTSRQNSETADNDNASSFTM, from the exons ATGAACGGG GAACCGATGAACATCAGCGACGTCTTCGGTCTGAGTGAGGATTACTTCGGGTCGGGTAATAATAGCTCGGATTACTCACTTGATGACAACACGTTACTGTGCTCCCTGCAGGAGGTCAGAACGTTCTCTGGGCTGTTTGTGCCCATCGCTTACTCCCTGATCTGCGTCTTTGGCCTCCTGGGCAATGTTTTGGTGGTGGTCACCTTTGCCTTCTACAAGAAAGCCAAGTCTATGACAGACGTGTACCTCTTGAACATGGCCATCGCCGACATACTTTTTGTCCTCACCCTCCCGTTCTGGGCCGTCAGCCACGCCACCGGCGAGTGGATCTTCAGCAACGCCACGTGCAagctgataaagggcatctacgCCATCAACTTCAACTGCGGGATGCTGCTCCTGACCTGCGTCAGCATGGACCGCTACATTGCCATCGTCCAGGCCACCAAGTCCTTCAGGCTGCGGTCCAGGACGCTGGCGCACCGCAGGGCCATCTGCCTCGTGGTCTGGGTGGCTTCCGTCCTCATCTCCGGCTGGACGTTCACGTTCAACCAGAAGTACGACGTGCACGGCAGCTACGTGTGCGAGCCCCGGTACCAGGCGGTCTCGGACCCCATCAGGTGGAAGCTGCTGATGCTGGGGCTCCAGCTCCTCTTCGGCTTCTTCATCCCGCTGGTGTTTATGATGTTTTGCTACACGTTCATCGTCAAAACCCTGGTGCAGGCTCAGAACTCCAAGCGGCACAAGGCCATCCGCGTGATCATCGCGGTGGTGCTGGCGTTCCTGGCTTGCCAGATTCCCCACAACATGGTGCTCCTGGTGACGGCCGCGCAGCTGGGCAGGATGAACCGCTCCTGCCAGGGCGCCAGGCTGCTGGGCTACAGCCAGAACGTCACCGAGGTCCTGGCCTTCCTGCACTGCTGTCTCAACCCCGTGCTCTACGCCTTCATCGGCCAGAAGTTTCGGAGCTACTTCCTGAAGATCGTGAAGGACCTGTGGTGTGTGCGGAGGAAGCAGAAGGTGTCGGGCTTCTCCTGCTCCAGGCTGCACTCGGAGGCCTTCACCTCCAGGCAGAACAGCGAGACCGCGGACAACGACAACGCGTCGTCCTTCACCATGTGA
- the CCR6 gene encoding C-C chemokine receptor type 6 isoform X5, which produces MNISDVFGLSEDYFGSGNNSSDYSLDDNTLLCSLQEVRTFSGLFVPIAYSLICVFGLLGNVLVVVTFAFYKKAKSMTDVYLLNMAIADILFVLTLPFWAVSHATGEWIFSNATCKLIKGIYAINFNCGMLLLTCVSMDRYIAIVQATKSFRLRSRTLAHRRAICLVVWVASVLISGWTFTFNQKYDVHGSYVCEPRYQAVSDPIRWKLLMLGLQLLFGFFIPLVFMMFCYTFIVKTLVQAQNSKRHKAIRVIIAVVLAFLACQIPHNMVLLVTAAQLGRMNRSCQGARLLGYSQNVTEVLAFLHCCLNPVLYAFIGQKFRSYFLKIVKDLWCVRRKQKVSGFSCSRLHSEAFTSRQNSETADNDNASSFTM; this is translated from the coding sequence ATGAACATCAGCGACGTCTTCGGTCTGAGTGAGGATTACTTCGGGTCGGGTAATAATAGCTCGGATTACTCACTTGATGACAACACGTTACTGTGCTCCCTGCAGGAGGTCAGAACGTTCTCTGGGCTGTTTGTGCCCATCGCTTACTCCCTGATCTGCGTCTTTGGCCTCCTGGGCAATGTTTTGGTGGTGGTCACCTTTGCCTTCTACAAGAAAGCCAAGTCTATGACAGACGTGTACCTCTTGAACATGGCCATCGCCGACATACTTTTTGTCCTCACCCTCCCGTTCTGGGCCGTCAGCCACGCCACCGGCGAGTGGATCTTCAGCAACGCCACGTGCAagctgataaagggcatctacgCCATCAACTTCAACTGCGGGATGCTGCTCCTGACCTGCGTCAGCATGGACCGCTACATTGCCATCGTCCAGGCCACCAAGTCCTTCAGGCTGCGGTCCAGGACGCTGGCGCACCGCAGGGCCATCTGCCTCGTGGTCTGGGTGGCTTCCGTCCTCATCTCCGGCTGGACGTTCACGTTCAACCAGAAGTACGACGTGCACGGCAGCTACGTGTGCGAGCCCCGGTACCAGGCGGTCTCGGACCCCATCAGGTGGAAGCTGCTGATGCTGGGGCTCCAGCTCCTCTTCGGCTTCTTCATCCCGCTGGTGTTTATGATGTTTTGCTACACGTTCATCGTCAAAACCCTGGTGCAGGCTCAGAACTCCAAGCGGCACAAGGCCATCCGCGTGATCATCGCGGTGGTGCTGGCGTTCCTGGCTTGCCAGATTCCCCACAACATGGTGCTCCTGGTGACGGCCGCGCAGCTGGGCAGGATGAACCGCTCCTGCCAGGGCGCCAGGCTGCTGGGCTACAGCCAGAACGTCACCGAGGTCCTGGCCTTCCTGCACTGCTGTCTCAACCCCGTGCTCTACGCCTTCATCGGCCAGAAGTTTCGGAGCTACTTCCTGAAGATCGTGAAGGACCTGTGGTGTGTGCGGAGGAAGCAGAAGGTGTCGGGCTTCTCCTGCTCCAGGCTGCACTCGGAGGCCTTCACCTCCAGGCAGAACAGCGAGACCGCGGACAACGACAACGCGTCGTCCTTCACCATGTGA